From the genome of Miscanthus floridulus cultivar M001 chromosome 10, ASM1932011v1, whole genome shotgun sequence, one region includes:
- the LOC136486262 gene encoding calcium-binding protein CBP-like, giving the protein MHHHHRDLAVSLPPPRPEPPRPKTMAGYPPPPGFGYPHGPPPPPGYRAPPPYGSPPPPSAPPPPPPPFGGAPPPPPPFGPFASLVPSAFPPGTDPNVVACFKAADRDGSGVIDDKELQSALSGYNQSFSLRTVHLLMYIFTNTNVRKIDVE; this is encoded by the exons atgcaccaccaccaccgcgaTCTCGCCGTCTCCCTTCCTCCCCCACGCCCCGAGCCCCCAAGGCCCAAGACCATGGCCGGCTACCCGCCGCCTCCCGGCTTCGGCTACCCCCACGGTCCGCCTCCGCCTCCCGGCTACCGCGCCCCGCCGCCGTACGGCTCCCCGCCACCCCCCTCTGCCCCGCCCCCGCCTCCCCCGCCCTTCggcggcgcgccgccgccgccgccgccattcgGCCCGTTCGCGTCGCTGGTGCCCTCGGCGTTCCCGCCTGGCACCGACCCCAACGTGGTGGCCTGCTTCAAGGCCGCCGACCGCGACGGCAGCGGCGTGATCGACGACAAGGAGCTGCAGTCCGCGCTGTCCGGGTACAACCAGAGCTTCAGCCTCCGCACCGTCCACCTCCTCATGtacatcttcaccaacaccaacGTCCGCAAGATCG ATGTTGAATAG
- the LOC136486261 gene encoding calcium-binding protein CBP-like has product MAGYPPTGSGYPYGSGGGYGAPPPYGSSPAPSAPPYGTKPPKEGKTSSGSAPPYYGAPPPSQPPYGGGGGYGAPPQQYGAPPYGGAPPYGAPPPPYGGGGPAGYGGSPFSSLVPSAFPPGTDPNVVACFQAADRDGSGMIDDKELQSALSGYNQSFSLRTVHLLMYLFTNTNVRKIGPKEFTSVFYSLQNWREIFERFDRDRSGRIDTSELRDALLSLGYSVSPTVLDLLVSKFDKTGGKSKAIEYDNFIECCLTVKGLTEKFKEKDTAYSGSATFTYEAFMLTVLPFLIA; this is encoded by the exons ATGGCCGGCTACCCGCCTACGGGCTCCGGCTACCCCTACGGCTCCGGCGGGGGATACGGCGCCCCGCCGCCGTACGGCTCCTCGCCCGCGCCCTCCGCGCCTCCCTACGGCACGAAGCCCCCCAAGGAAGGCAAGACCTCCTCCGGCTCCGCGCCCCCCTACTACGGCGCGCCGCCCCCCTCCCAGCCCCCCTACGGCGGTGGGGGCGGCTACGGCGCACCACCCCAGCAGTACGGGGCCCCGCCGTACGGCGGCGCCCCGCCCTACGGCGCCCCACCCCCGCCGTACGGGGGAGGAGGGCCAGCAGGGTACGGCGGCAGCCCGTTCTCGTCGCTGGTGCCCTCGGCGTTCCCGCCGGGGACCGACCCCAACGTGGTGGCCTGCTTCCAGGCCGCCGACCGCGACGGCAGCGGCATGATCGACGACAAGGAGCTGCAGTCCGCGCTGTCCGGGTACAACCAGAGCTTCAGCCTCCGCACCGTCCACCTCCTCATGTACCTCTTCACCAACACCAACGTCCGCAAGATCG GACCCAAGGAATTTACTTCTGTGTTTTACAGTCTTCAGAACTGGAGA GAAATATTTGAGAGGTTTGATCGTGATCGAAGTGGTAGGATTGACACATCAGAACTGCGTGATGCTCTTCTCAGTCTGGGATATTCTGTCTCTCCAACCGTCCTCGATCTGCTTGTGTCTAAATTTGACAAGACTGGGGGCAAGAGCAAAGCAATTGAATATGATAACTTCATTGA ATGCTGCCTCACTGTTAAG GGACTGACTGAGAAGTTCAAGGAGAAGGACACTGCGTACTCTGGGTCGGCAACTTTTACCTACGAGGCCTTCATGCTGACCGTGCTCCCTTTCCTCATCGCGTAG
- the LOC136486260 gene encoding LOW QUALITY PROTEIN: E3 ubiquitin-protein ligase listerin-like (The sequence of the model RefSeq protein was modified relative to this genomic sequence to represent the inferred CDS: deleted 1 base in 1 codon): MGKQKGRASSSGMAASLVPHAQGAVPTVGFGGYHGAVRVEPAAPSDPDVPIRLTPDVDGEVLQNLKRLGRKDPTTKLKALSALSTLFGQKPGEEVVQIVPQWAFEYKRLLLDYNREVRRATHEAMSSLITAVKKGIAPHLKSLMGPWWFSQFDPAPEVAQAARRAFDAAFPQSDRRLDALMLCVKETFLYLNENLKLTPQALSDKATPMDELEDMHQRVMSSSLLAMATLIEILLGVKLQSCDGDSTNTENNNLSKVRSTILSSAEAAFCMHKCFLDVLKSKSSVIRSATYSLLTSYIKHVPHVFDEETMKKLSPTLLGAFHEKDASCHSSMWDAILVFSRKFPEAWSYCNIHKVVLSQFWHFLQNGCYGSKQVSYPLLVQFLDSMPPKAVMGQQFVFDFLHNLWAGRNQRQLSAADSLAFCGAFKQSFLWLLKNASRYFTGDSSDDIPIKLITDVLAKIIWRDYLLLSGDTTSGSVLLSHKTSGLAVNMHYPTYYLQDLKKCIIEILDVIADTENHLLNISCQSLLRDCLDIIQQGEKLSKFQNHAEQLVSFFLSLDQIVVCKGEIWPLERLAKPLVEQSLPAIKFMDTPCLVKLLSILVEIFGPTPLFFKNYKKNDEKLDIKSYLEFFNDELLPWCLDGKYSTCNSKIVLLLSLIQDESFFDQWCSIIKCTTSEQKHSVDDKTSNIMGRFELLTLLLQKIRERIVGGKLRNLQENGYLPEHWRHDILDSTAASVFCDLPASDCHVSFICAALGGSDQEDQICFLSPETVCKILGSILKNLALVLMASTFEWARLAHSLLPAEPEHLKVPEGNSSIINFEMARSAFKVLQGSLFSLRRLEENSVFPSILGALFVIEWECSMSLALVEENYLEDHIEDTEVGVSMCSSSKGYLDEKMHLKANLAESIHAFRQSLSPSFWNNLHSCTSNRLANILAQCVRYAVFQTRDLHVERTAILCSEWVVDMLKLICLDHRNFQSFFDLLLSEGEYWPLWLMPSLQNGHASVKVKLHPDITDEIELKHERFVAFVDRLILKLGFSEVVLGIPGNILSATSQLIDITSRIFSLSRAWVAGEVLCTWTWTGGCALKTFLPSLVQYMKDESYLEISIVPLLLDALLGAALMHESGPWVLFNAWHLSDNEIDKIQDRFLRALVALLFTINTNDCLWRESDALVFFEQLLSNLFIGSSVNRKCLKILPYVMTSIIKQFSALNRGSSYADLVGKSIQSWLDAAISCLSTSPREIPVQDIEDWMQVVLSCFPLRITGGAQKLVVVVEREISDTERSLMLTLFQKYQIFYGSIASSLLTSETAVSTTVELLGVKLTAVVVGYCWRNLQENDWHSVFRMVFKCIESSVLLVEEMTDGINDATINQVSSEDALEKLKLVVGTTDKLTLNLAESALVTMCHLNHLCNIQEAENSWSVQLIRSGDYAESNDKMVESILRLFLASGVSEAIAKSCSEEASSVIGSSRHAYLHFWELVASFIKNAPLQIRKSALESMELWGLTKGSVSGLYSILFSSQPIFHLQLAAFSLLLSEPFCQLSLVKNCSMGENCSSVQQSGISQSAELMPDSEKKGHLRDELSDLIEFPTSELLKTDLTARYRVDVFIAWALLLSHLQILPASSSIRGDVLQYIQEKVSPCILDCIFQHIPVKAAAPSGKKKDTELAPEAEAAAKASKNAIATCSLLPYLESVWPIGTLQMASLAGSLYGMMIRLLPSFVRTWFTTLRDRSLSYSIESFTKQWCSPPLLLDEFSQVKDSVYGDENFSVSVNRSAFEIVATYKKEETGIDLVIRLPNCYPLRHVDVECTRSLGISEVKCRKWLLSLTSFVRNQNGAIAEAIRTWKSNFDKEFEGVEECPICYSILHTSNHSLPRLACKTCKHKFHGACLYKWFSTSNKSTCPLCQTPF; this comes from the exons ATGGGGAAGCAGAAGGGCCGCGCGTCCAGCAGCGGCATGGCGGCGTCGCTGGTGCCGCACGCCCAGGGCGCCGTCCCCACCGTCGGTTTCGGCGGCTACCATGGCGCCGTCCGTGTTGAGCCCGCTGCGCCCTCCGACCCAGACGTCCCGATTCGCCTTACCCCA GATGTGGATGGTGAAGTGCTTCAGAACCTAAAGAGGCTAGGAAGGAAAGATCCGACAACAAAG CTCAAGGCCTTATCTGCTCTCTCTACACTCTTTGGACAAAAACCTGGTGAGGAAGTTGTGCAGATTGTTCCACAATGG GCATTTGAGTACAAGAGGCTGCTACTTGACTATAACAGAGAAGTTCGCCGTGCTACTCATGAGGCCATGTCTAGCCTCATCACAGCAGTCAA GAAAGGTATAGCACCACATCTGAAGTCCTTGATGGGTCCTTGGTGGTTTTCTCAGTTTGATCCTGCTCCTGAGGTTGCTCAGGCTGCTCGACGTGCGTTCGAC GCAGCATTCCCGCAGTCAGATAGAAGACTGGATGCATTAATGttatgtgtgaaggaaacatttCTTTACCTAAATGAGAACTTGAAGCTAACTCCACAAGCTTTGTCTGACAAGGCTACACCAATGGATGAACTGGAAGATATGCATCAGAGG GTAATGTCATCATCACTGTTAGCTATGGCAACTCTTATAGAAATTTTACTAGGAGTGAAATTGCAAAGTTGTGATGGTGACAGTACCAATACTGAAAACAATAATCTGTCAAAAGTTAGGTCAACTATACTTTCTTCTGCTGAAGCTGCATTCTGTATGCATAAATGTTTTCTTGACGTCCTCAAGTCAAAAAGTTCTGTTATACGGTCAGCTACATACTCACTGCTTACAAGTTATATCAAACATGTTCCTCATGTTTTTGACGAAGAAACcatgaagaaactttctccaactcTACTTGGTGCATTTCATGAGAAGGATGCATCATGTCACTCTTCTATGTGGGATGCAATTCTTGTTTTCTCTAGAAAGTTTCCAGAGGCATGGTCATATTGCAATATTCACAAAGTTGTCCTCAGTCAGTTTTGGCATTTCCTACAAAACGGATGTTATGGGTCCAAACAAGTTTCATATCCTCTTCTAGTTCAGTTTTTGGACTCTATGCCACCTAAAGCAGTCATGGGACAACAATTTGTTTTTGATTTTTTGCATAATCTTTGGGCTGGAAGGAACCAGAGGCAGTTATCAGCTGCTGATAGTTTGGCTTTCTGTGGTGCCTTTAAACAGAGTTTTTTGTGGCTTCTAAAGAATGCATCAAG ATATTTTACTGGAGATTCTTCAGATGATATACCCATCAAGCTTATAACTGATGTACTTGCCAAAATAATTTGGCGTGACTACCTTTTATTGTCTGGAGACACAACTAGTGGCAGTGTTTTGTTATCTCATAAAACTTCAGGGTTAGCTGTGAACATGCACTACCCAACATATTATCTTCAGGATTTGAAGAAATGCATCATTGAAATACTGGATGTGATTGCAGATACAGAAAATCATTTACTTAATATTTCTTGTCAGTCGCTTTTAAGGGACTGTTTGGACATAATTCAACAAGGGGAGAAGCTTTCCAAGTTTCAGAATCATGCAGAACAACTTGTGTCATTCTTTCTATCTTTGGATCAAATTGTTGTATGCAAAGGTGAAATATGGCCACTGGAAAGATTAGCAAAACCACTGGTTGAGCAATCTTTGCCAGCTATCAAGTTCATG GACACTCCATGCCTTGTTAAGCTTCTTTCAATTTTGGTTGAAATATTTGGGCCCACTCCCTTATTTTTTAAGAATTATAAGAAAAATGATGAGAAGTTGGATATCAAGTCTTATCTGGAGTTTTTCAATGATGAATTGCTCCCTTGGTGTTTGGATGGAAAATATAGCACCTGTAACTCAAAGATTGTTTTGTTACTTTCCTTAATTCAAGACGAATCCTTCTTTGACCAATGGTGTTCcatcatcaaatgtaccacatcTGAACAAAAGCACTCCGTTGATGATAAGACCTCAAACATTATGGGGCGATTTGAATTGCTTACGCTGTTACTTCAGAAAATCAGGGAAAGAATTGTTGGGGGAAAGCTAAGAAACTTACAGGAAAATGGTTATCTTCCGGAACATTGGCGTCATGATATATTAGATTCTACTGCAGCTTCTGTCTTCTGTGATTTGCCTGCTTCAGATTGTCATGTTAGTTTTATATG TGCTGCACTTGGTGGCTCAGATCAAGAGGATCAAATCTGCTTTCTTTCTCCTGAGACTGTTTGTAAAATTCTTGGATCCATTTTAAAGAATTTGGCATTGGTACTCATGGCATCAACTTTTGAATGGGCAAGGTTAGCACATTCTTTGTTGCCTGCTGAACCTGAGCACTTGAAGGTTCCAGAAGGAAATTCCTCAATAATTAATTTTGAGATGGCTCGGTCTGCCTTTAAAGTTCTTCAGGGTAGCTTGTTTTCACTACGGAGACTTGAGGAAAATTCTGTATTTCCTTCTATTCTGGGAGCTCTTTTTGTCATTGAATGGGAATGTAGCATGTCTTTAGCTCTTGTTGAAGAAAATTATTTGGAAGATCATATAGAAGACACGGAAGTTGGTGTTTCTATGTGCAGCAGTTCAAAAGGTTATTTGGATGAGAAAATGCATTTGAAGGCTAACCTTGCAGAAAGCATACATGCTTTTCGCCAAAGCTTAAGTCCATCCTTTTGGAATAATCTTCACTCATGCACATCGAATAGATTGGCAAATATTCTAGCTCAGTGTGTCAGGTATGCTGTATTTCAGACGAGAGACTTGCATGTGGAAAGGACAGCAATCTTATGTTCCGAGTGGGTGGTGGACATGTTGAAGCTCATCTGTCTTGATCACAGAAACTTTCAAAGTTTTTTTGATCTTTTATTATCTGAGGGAGAATATTGGCCACTCTGGTTGATGCCATCTTTACAAAATGGGCATGCATCTGTGAAGGTCAAGCTGCATCCAGATATTACAGATGAAATT GAACTGAAACACGAGCGATTTGTTGCCTTTGTTGATAGGCTTATTCTCAAACTTGGCTTTAGTGAAGTGGTTTTAGGTATTCCAGGAAATATACTGTCTGCCACATCACAATTAATTGATATCACTTCACGCATCTTTTCCTTGTCCAGAGCATGGGTGGCTGGTGAGGTCCTTTGCACTTGGACATGGACAGGAGGCTGTGCACTGAAAACATTCTTACCTTCGCTGGTTCAGTACATGAAAGACGAATCATATCTTGAGATCAGCATTGTGCCCTTGTTGCTTGATGCACTGTTAGGTGCTGCCCTTATGCATGAGAGTGGTCCATGGGTACTGTTTAATGCTTGGCATCTTTCTGACAATGAGATTGATAAAATTCAAGATCGTTTTCTCCGTGCTCTTGTGGCTTTGTTATTTACTATTAATACAAATGATTGTCTCTGGAGAGAATCTGATGCACTTGTATTTTTTGAGCAACTGTTGAGCAATCTTTTCATTGGCTCATCAGTTAATAGAAAATGCTTGAAGATTCTACCCTATGTTATGACCTCCATCATAAAACAGTTCTCAGCCTTGAACAGAGGTTCTTCGTATGCTGATTTGGTGGGGAAAAGCATACAGAGTTGGCTTGATGCAGCCATCTCTTGTCTGTCAACCAGCCCAAGGGAGATACCTGTACAAG ATATTGAGGACTGGATGCAAGTGGTGTTGTCTTGCTTTCCATTGAGGATAACTGGAGGAGCCCAGAAATTGGTAGTTGTGGTTGAGCGAGAGATTAGTGATACAGAGAGATCACTAATGCTGACTCTGTTTCAGAAATACCAGATTTTCTATGGTAGTATAGCTTCATCATTGTTGACTAGTGAAACTGCAGTATCAACGACAGTTGAATTACTGGGAGTGAAACTGACAGCTGTTGTGGTTGGGTATTGCTGGAGAAACCTTCAGGAGAATGATTGGCATTCTGTGTTCCGCATGGTATTCAAGTGTATTGAATCATCTGTTTTGCTTGTGGAAGAAATGACTGATGGCATAAATGATGCCACAATAAACCAGGTATCAAGTGAAGATGCCTTGGAGAAGCTTAAGTTAGTGGTTGGCACTACAGATAAGTTAACATTAAACCTTGCAGAATCTGCTTTGGTTACAATGTGTCACCTCAACCATCTTTGTAATATCCAAGAAGCAGAAAATTCCTGGAGTGTACAGCTTATTAGATCAGGGGACTATGCTGAGAGTAATGACAAGATGGTAGAGAGTATCCTCCGTTTGTTCTTGGCTTCTGGTGTTTCAGAGGCAATCGCAAAATCTTGCAGTGAAGAGGCTTCATCTGTCATAGGTTCTAGTCGCCATGCTTATTTGCACTTTTGGGAACTTGTGGCATCATTCATAAAAAATGCTCCACTGCAAATTAGAAAGTCTGCACTGGAGTCCATGGAACTTTGGGGACTGACCAAGGGTTCCGTCAGTGGATTATATTCGATTCTTTTCTCCTCACAACCAATATTTCACTTACAGCTTGCAGCTTTCTCTCTACTTCTGTCTGAGCCCTTCTGTCAGCTTTCACTGGTTAAAAATTGTTCAATGGGAGAAAATTGCTCATCTGTTCAGCAATCTGGCATAAGCCAAAGTGCTGAGTTGATGCCAGATTCAGAGAAGAAAGGGCATCTAAGAGATGAACTTTCAGACTTAATCGAGTTCCCAACATCTGAACTTCTCAAAACTGATCTGACAGCTCGCTATAGG GTTGATGTATTCATTGCCTGGGCATTGTTGCTGTCCCACCTGCAGATACTACCAGCATCTTCCAGTATCAGGGGAGATGTGCTTCAATATATACAAGAAAAGGTCAGTCCGTGCATATTGGATTGCATTTTCCAGCATATCCCAGTAAAGGCTGCTGCACCGAGTGGGAAGAAAAAGGATACTGAGCTAGCGCCTGAAGCAGAAGCTGCTGCCAAAGCTTCGAAGAATGCCATAGCTACTTGTTCTTTGCTTCCGTACTTGGAATCTGTTTGGCCCATTGGGACTTTGCAAATGGCCTCACTTGCAGGCTCATTGTATGGGATGATGATTAGGCTGCTGCCTTCGTTTGTGCGCACATGGTTTACTACCTTGAGAGACCGTTCATTGTCATACTCAATCGAGTCCTTCACCAAACAATGGTGCAGCCCTCCTCTTCTGCTAGATGAATTTTCTCAG gttaAGGACTCTGTGTACGGGGATGAGAATTTCTCAGTTAGCGTCAACAGGTCAGCTTTCGAAATTGTTGCTACATACAAAAAGGAGGAGACAGGAATTGATCTTGTCATACGCCTCCCGAATTGTTAC CCCCTGCGCCACGTCGATGTTGAATGCACAAGAAGTTTGGGTATCAGTGAAGTGAAGTGCAGAAAATGGTTGCTTTCCCTCACATCATTCGTCCGCAACCAG AACGGCGCAATAGCCGAGGCGATCCGCACATGGAAGAGCAATTTCGACAAGGAGTTCGAGGGCGTGGAGGAATGCCCAATCTGTTACAGCATTCTCCACACCAGCAACCACAGCCTCCCACGGCTGGCGTGCAAGACGTGCAAGCACAAGTTCCATGGCGCCTGCCTCTACAAGTGGTTCTCGACGTCCAACAAATCAACTTGCCCACTGTGCCAGACTCCGTTCTAG